The following proteins are co-located in the Lacticaseibacillus paracasei subsp. paracasei genome:
- a CDS encoding hydroxyethylthiazole kinase yields the protein MSKAITDVFYTAFKTALPLTSSPLVQCITNEITVESMANALLYIDAKPVMADDQREFPEFFAQSDALLLNLGHISEVRQQNLLAAGKFAQATNQPTVIDLVGVSATQLRYDLGHQLLVNHPNVVKGNISEMRRFADLKSTGRGVDGSQLDQSVTALGELAASLQQLTQAFPTTTFLATGKIDLVVSAKGTWYFKNGVPQLDRFTGTGDIVGALIAALLGTGLDNDAAVVVAVSYFNCCGEVAAAQNRTGGLAAFREGTLNQLSLLAAIADWLQMVKGEAL from the coding sequence ACATCATCCCCACTGGTGCAATGCATTACCAACGAAATCACCGTCGAATCCATGGCTAATGCATTGCTTTACATTGATGCGAAGCCGGTCATGGCTGATGATCAGCGCGAGTTCCCGGAATTCTTTGCTCAAAGTGATGCGTTGCTGTTGAATCTTGGACACATTTCCGAAGTGCGTCAGCAGAATCTATTAGCCGCTGGCAAGTTTGCGCAGGCCACCAACCAGCCAACGGTGATTGATTTGGTCGGCGTTTCTGCCACCCAGTTGCGCTATGATTTAGGCCATCAATTGTTAGTCAATCATCCGAACGTGGTCAAAGGTAACATTTCTGAAATGCGCCGATTCGCTGATCTAAAAAGCACAGGCCGCGGCGTTGATGGAAGCCAGTTAGATCAAAGTGTGACCGCCTTGGGAGAACTAGCCGCGAGCTTGCAGCAGCTGACCCAAGCGTTTCCCACCACTACCTTCTTGGCAACCGGCAAGATTGATCTCGTTGTGAGTGCTAAGGGAACTTGGTATTTTAAAAATGGGGTGCCGCAGCTGGATCGTTTCACCGGGACTGGTGACATTGTCGGTGCCTTGATTGCCGCGCTGTTGGGGACAGGTTTGGACAACGACGCAGCAGTCGTCGTGGCTGTGAGTTACTTCAACTGCTGTGGCGAAGTAGCAGCTGCGCAGAATCGAACCGGCGGACTGGCGGCATTTCGCGAAGGTACCTTGAATCAACTTTCCTTACTGGCTGCCATCGCTGACTGGCTTC